The Pochonia chlamydosporia 170 chromosome Unknown PCv3seq00012, whole genome shotgun sequence genome has a segment encoding these proteins:
- a CDS encoding DDE superfamily endonuclease domain-containing protein, translating into MESRIQEALQYFEDFPGAKVAAVARLFHVPRGRLRYRLEGRQPKKGAAGHNTLLTRPEELAVCRYIDRLDNVGLAVRKEFVRDAANLILRERSSKAKAGNPPAVGQHWVSRFLTRYGYDSKKQKTLDSNRQVAEDIDKVNQYFQRLREIIETHGITPEDIWNMDETGFQLGVGKDQLIVTKRERAHYLAIPTNRESATAIEAISAAGRHCPGFLIMTGSKHMARWYAESVGLDEDTALGVSETGYSNDELSLEWIRHFDKHTASTAKGLKRLLILDGHGSHHTKEFIEYCDNHHIIPFGLPSHLTHILQPLDVCVLQPLKHYHAKALDLAVRDGCTNITKLEFLASIKDVRNHAFKRSPESRQPHNPTPEPQFPTGSSPFETPLTLRQVNKLANNIMEAVDEFPDLMASISTDIDRYVRGTLAMSTELVQTKRDLGRTKLAETVAKRRRAMKNKTLQTGGVLTVAEGRRMVQRRVDADLAAARRRVQAAEQRARNGYKRWFEATAKEARC; encoded by the exons ATGGAGTCGCGTATTCAAGAGGCTCTTCAGTACTTTGAGGATTTTCCTGGCGCAAAAGTGGCCGCGGTTGCGCGGTTATTCCACGTGCCGCGTGGCCGACTGCGATATCGACTAGAAGGCCGGCAACCTAAGAAAGGCGCTGCCGGCCACAATACACTGCTGACGCGCCCAGAAGAGCTTGCAGTGTGTAGATATATTGACCGGCTTGACAATGTAGGCTTGGCTGTGCGCAAGGAATTTGTGCGGGACGCGGCGAATCTAATCCTGCGCGAGAGGTCTTCCAAGGCTAAGGCTGGCAATCCACCTGCAGTTGGCCAGCACTGGGTCTCTCGCTTCCTTACACGGTACGGTTacgacagcaagaagcagaagacgCTGGATTCTAACCGCCAGGTTGCAGAAGATATCGACAAGGTTAACCAGTACTTCCAACGGCTGCGGGAGATTATTGAAACCCATGGCATCACCCCTGAAGACATCTGGAATATGGACGAGACTGGGTTCCAACTTGGCGTAGGAAAGGATCAGTTGATTGTGACTAAGCGAGAGCGAGCCCACTACCTTGCCATTCCTACGAACCGTGAATCAGCTACTGCTATAGAGGCTATCTCGGCAGCCGGGCGCCACTGCCCTGGTTTCCTCATCATGACTGGATCTAAGCACATGGCCCGTTGGTACGCAGAGTCTGtgggcttggatgaagataCTGCGCTGGGTGTTTCAGAGACTGGTTACTCGAATGACGAATTGAGTCTTGAATGGATTCGGCATTTTGACAAGCACACGGCATCAACAGCTAAAGGACTGAAGCGGTTGTTGATCCTGGATGGCCATGGCTCGCACCATACTAAGGAATTTATCGAGTACTgtgacaaccaccacatcatacCTTTTGGCTTACCGTCGCACTTGACACatattcttcagccactagATGTGTGCGTATTGCAGCCGCTAAAACATTACCATGCCAAGGCGCTGGATCTGGCAGTTCGCGACGGCTGCACTAACATCACCAAGCTAGAATTTTTGGCTTCTATTAAGGATGTACGCAACCACGCCTTCAAGCGTA GTCCGGAGTCTCGGCAACCACACAATCCTACGCCTGAGCCGCAGTTTCCAACTGGATCTTCACCATTCGAGACTCCTCTAACCTTGCGGCAAGTTAACAAGCTAGCCAACAACATTATGGAAGCTGTCGACGAATTCCCAGACTTAATGGCTTCAATATCTACTGATATAGATCGATATGTTCGGGGGACGCTTGCCATGAGCACGGAGCTAGTGCAAACAAAGAGAGATCTAGGGCgcaccaagttggccgagaCGGTGGCTAAGCGGCGCAGGGCAATGAAGAATAAGACCTTACAGACAGGAGGAGTGCTTACAGTGGCAGAAGGCCGGCGTATGGTGCAGCGAAGGGTTGACGCAgatctggcggcggcaaggcgACGTGTGCAAGCAGCGGAACAACGGGCGCGCAATGGATACAAGCGGTGGTTTGAAgcaactgccaaggaagctc GTTGTTGA